The following are encoded together in the Xanthobacter autotrophicus Py2 genome:
- a CDS encoding conserved hypothetical protein (KEGG: rpb:RPB_4107 hypothetical protein) produces MGTQGADGARRGRAFAALRRGAAKLCRLVAFRALDSILLLATLTLLAPSRAGAGAWTQEEGHGQVILQGSAVHSGSEFGPSSDLYDSRPYDKLEATLVFEYGASDWLTLIVAPQLLAVDLGAPAPSSYAGPGYTDAGARVRIYNENNVVVSAQVVGRLPGTGNSQSAAAVGYEDPELDLRLLAGWSFPLFGKAAFLDVEAAQRLRFGDPPDEFHLDVTLGVRVADRWQVLFQSFNVISEGAGEGPYFGTSYEYYKLQFGAAYDLTEAVTLGVAVVSTVFARNAPQENGVVLTGFYRF; encoded by the coding sequence ATGGGCACGCAGGGCGCAGACGGAGCGCGCAGGGGAAGGGCTTTTGCTGCACTGCGTCGCGGTGCGGCAAAGCTTTGCCGGCTTGTCGCCTTCAGGGCTCTGGACAGTATCTTGCTGCTAGCCACCCTTACCCTCCTTGCCCCCTCGCGAGCCGGGGCGGGGGCCTGGACCCAGGAGGAGGGGCACGGCCAGGTCATCCTGCAGGGCAGCGCGGTGCATTCGGGCTCGGAATTCGGCCCGTCCTCCGATCTCTACGACAGCCGGCCCTATGACAAGCTGGAGGCGACCCTCGTCTTCGAATATGGCGCCTCCGACTGGCTGACCCTCATCGTCGCTCCGCAATTGCTCGCGGTGGACCTGGGCGCGCCGGCGCCCTCCTCCTATGCCGGCCCCGGCTATACGGACGCCGGAGCGCGGGTCCGGATCTATAATGAAAACAATGTGGTGGTGTCGGCGCAGGTGGTCGGCCGCCTGCCAGGCACCGGCAATTCCCAGAGCGCGGCGGCGGTGGGCTACGAGGATCCCGAGCTTGACCTGAGGCTGCTCGCGGGCTGGTCCTTCCCGCTCTTCGGCAAGGCCGCCTTCCTCGATGTGGAGGCGGCCCAGCGCTTGCGCTTCGGCGATCCGCCGGACGAGTTCCATCTGGACGTGACCTTGGGCGTGCGGGTGGCCGATCGCTGGCAGGTCCTGTTCCAGTCCTTCAACGTGATCTCGGAAGGCGCAGGGGAGGGGCCGTATTTCGGCACCTCGTATGAGTATTACAAGCTCCAGTTCGGCGCCGCCTATGACCTGACCGAGGCGGTGACGCTGGGGGTCGCCGTGGTGTCCACCGTGTTCGCCCGCAACGCGCCGCAGGAGAACGGCGTGGTGCTCACCGGCTTCTACCGCTTCTGA
- a CDS encoding protein of unknown function DUF6 transmembrane (PFAM: protein of unknown function DUF6 transmembrane~KEGG: bbr:BB4919 putative integral membrane protein): MSLPIRAIAAPHAPAGRPSALPVLIILFCLIWSSAFAVAKIALADCPPLLLLAFRFLVAGSIVLAGCALLLPRAEFSRLTRRDLIALALMGILNNTCYLGLSYVGMTHVSSGLTAVLISANPLLTALAAAPLLGERLTGRKLGGLVLGMAGVALVVRSRIVSGHEDPVGVAYVAGALVTLAAATLLFKRVRTSASLWVGSGIQSLAGGLALLPIALWREDLADVRLTVPLALSFTYLTLAGSVGAFSLWFFILGRTSATRASALHFLMPPLGLMFGWLLLGEKVPPFDLIGIVPIALGIRLVTTTPGKS; encoded by the coding sequence GTGAGTTTGCCCATCCGCGCCATCGCAGCGCCTCACGCCCCAGCCGGCCGGCCCAGCGCCCTGCCGGTGCTGATCATCCTGTTCTGCCTGATCTGGAGCTCGGCCTTTGCCGTGGCCAAGATCGCACTGGCGGACTGCCCACCCTTGCTGCTGCTGGCGTTCCGCTTCCTCGTCGCCGGCAGCATCGTGCTGGCGGGCTGCGCGCTCCTGCTGCCGCGGGCGGAATTCTCGCGGCTCACCCGGCGCGACCTCATTGCCCTCGCGCTGATGGGGATCCTCAACAACACCTGCTATCTCGGCCTCAGCTATGTGGGCATGACCCATGTGTCGTCGGGGCTGACGGCGGTGCTCATCTCCGCCAATCCGCTGCTCACGGCGCTGGCGGCGGCGCCTTTGCTGGGAGAGCGGCTGACCGGCCGCAAGCTCGGCGGCCTGGTGCTGGGCATGGCGGGGGTGGCGCTGGTGGTGCGCTCGCGCATCGTCTCAGGGCACGAGGACCCGGTGGGGGTGGCCTATGTGGCCGGCGCGCTGGTGACGCTGGCGGCGGCGACGCTACTGTTCAAGCGGGTGCGCACCTCCGCCTCCCTGTGGGTGGGCAGCGGCATCCAGTCCCTTGCCGGCGGGCTCGCCCTGCTGCCGATTGCGCTGTGGCGGGAGGACCTTGCCGACGTGCGCCTCACCGTGCCGCTCGCCCTGTCCTTCACCTACCTGACGCTTGCCGGGTCTGTGGGGGCGTTCAGCCTGTGGTTCTTCATCCTCGGCCGCACCAGCGCCACCCGCGCCAGCGCCCTGCACTTCCTGATGCCGCCGCTCGGCCTCATGTTCGGCTGGCTGCTGCTGGGGGAAAAGGTGCCGCCCTTCGACCTCATCGGCATTGTGCCCATCGCGCTGGGCATACGCCTCGTCACCACGACGCCCGGGAAGAGCTGA
- a CDS encoding transcriptional regulator, LysR family (PFAM: regulatory protein LysR; LysR substrate-binding~KEGG: bbr:BB4920 probable LysR-family transcriptional regulator), whose product MDLLKAFVSVVDAGGFTRAGERVHRTQSTVSQQIRRLEDQLGHQLLVRDARGVTPTAEGERLLGYARRILALGAEAKAALSGAAPALVVRLGIPDDFALAALTQVIADFARARPGVRLAVECGLSCDIAAAFARGDLDIALVKREPSSGPALAVWPERLVWVTGRDVVVDPDTVPLVAFRQGCLYRNRAVHALEKAGRAWRIAYECPSLIGIDAALAGGLGVAVLSTLSLYRREPSLRVLSAAELWPQIPPTELALRIADPACAATRDLAALVAGFCDREAACAAAA is encoded by the coding sequence ATGGATCTGCTGAAGGCCTTCGTCAGCGTGGTGGATGCCGGCGGCTTCACCCGCGCCGGCGAGCGCGTCCATCGCACCCAGTCCACGGTCAGCCAGCAGATCCGCCGCCTGGAGGACCAGCTCGGCCATCAGTTGCTGGTGCGGGATGCGCGCGGCGTGACCCCCACCGCCGAGGGCGAGCGGCTTCTGGGCTATGCCCGGCGGATTCTCGCCTTGGGGGCCGAGGCGAAAGCGGCACTCTCGGGTGCTGCGCCGGCGCTGGTGGTGCGGCTCGGCATTCCAGACGATTTCGCGCTGGCGGCGCTGACCCAGGTGATCGCCGATTTCGCCCGCGCCCGCCCCGGCGTGCGCCTCGCGGTGGAATGCGGGCTCAGCTGCGACATTGCCGCCGCCTTTGCCCGCGGCGATCTCGACATCGCGCTGGTGAAGCGGGAGCCGTCGAGCGGGCCGGCCCTCGCGGTGTGGCCGGAGCGCCTTGTCTGGGTCACGGGGCGCGACGTGGTGGTGGATCCGGACACCGTCCCGCTGGTGGCCTTCCGGCAGGGCTGCCTCTATCGCAACAGGGCGGTGCATGCGCTGGAAAAGGCTGGCCGGGCGTGGCGCATCGCCTATGAATGCCCGAGCCTCATCGGCATCGACGCGGCGCTCGCCGGAGGGCTCGGCGTGGCGGTGCTGAGCACCTTGTCGCTCTATCGTCGCGAGCCGAGCCTGCGGGTGCTGTCGGCAGCCGAGCTGTGGCCGCAGATCCCGCCCACGGAACTGGCTTTGCGGATTGCCGACCCCGCCTGCGCCGCCACCCGCGACCTTGCCGCTTTGGTGGCGGGCTTCTGCGACCGTGAAGCCGCCTGCGCGGCTGCCGCCTGA
- a CDS encoding Glucokinase (PFAM: Glucokinase~KEGG: mag:amb2112 glucokinase) gives MAPTVLLADIGGTTTRIARAGVDGIPFDIRLEANDSYGSIEDLLKTYLDSLGGEPPRCAALAVAGPIDGDGVRLTNRNWRFSTQALAQELSFARLTVLNDFEALAHGLPLLTRDDLMEVGTGRRVPGAPMLLSGPGTGLGTALILPREDGYEVLASEAGHMRLGAVTTDEARIVAHLVRDLGPVAVEHVLSGPGLVRLHRILSGEQLSSHAIIKAALDGQRQEKESCHIFLRLLGRVLGDLALAFDAKGGVYVGGGIGRAMAPLFAESPFRTAFEEHPPYLDRLSLIPIHVVTHATPGLIGIGEIGRRLLVDD, from the coding sequence ATGGCTCCCACCGTATTGCTTGCGGACATCGGCGGAACCACCACGCGCATCGCCCGCGCCGGCGTGGACGGCATACCGTTCGACATCCGTCTCGAGGCCAATGATTCCTACGGGTCCATCGAGGACCTGCTGAAGACCTATCTCGACTCGCTGGGCGGCGAACCGCCTCGCTGCGCGGCGCTGGCCGTGGCCGGTCCCATCGACGGCGACGGCGTGCGGCTGACCAACCGGAACTGGCGCTTCTCCACGCAGGCACTGGCCCAGGAGCTGTCTTTCGCGCGGCTCACGGTGCTCAACGACTTCGAGGCCCTCGCCCACGGCCTGCCGCTGCTGACCCGCGACGACCTGATGGAAGTGGGCACCGGCCGCCGCGTCCCCGGCGCGCCCATGCTGCTGTCGGGCCCCGGAACCGGGCTCGGCACCGCGCTGATCCTGCCGCGGGAAGACGGCTACGAGGTGCTTGCGAGCGAAGCCGGCCACATGCGCCTCGGCGCCGTGACCACGGACGAGGCCCGCATCGTCGCCCACCTGGTGCGCGACCTGGGGCCGGTGGCGGTGGAGCACGTCCTGTCCGGGCCGGGGCTGGTGCGGCTGCATCGCATCCTCTCCGGCGAGCAATTGTCCTCCCACGCCATCATCAAGGCGGCGCTGGACGGCCAGCGGCAGGAAAAGGAGAGCTGCCACATCTTCCTGCGCCTGCTCGGCCGGGTGCTGGGGGACCTTGCCCTCGCCTTCGATGCCAAGGGTGGCGTCTATGTGGGCGGCGGCATCGGCCGGGCCATGGCGCCTTTGTTCGCCGAAAGCCCGTTCCGGACGGCGTTCGAGGAGCATCCGCCCTATCTCGACCGGCTGTCGCTCATCCCCATCCATGTGGTGACGCACGCCACCCCCGGCCTGATCGGCATCGGCGAGATCGGCCGGCGGCTGCTGGTGGACGACTAG